A window of the Pseudoalteromonas sp. A25 genome harbors these coding sequences:
- a CDS encoding lipopolysaccharide biosynthesis protein: MMSGLKQVAYYGVAVLILKGLGFFMLPVFTRVLNQQEYGYLNFLVTLCAACSVILSFGLPELIFRHKQTYKHELNSLITECVLVSLTGCLVLTLLVCLNIDSLVLLLPVNVDKLDIYLLLVNLCCSALLSIPYSYWRLQNKAKSYCCACVAHGLSQTMLSLFLLFLGLGVTGVMLSGAICSLVILVLALIRVRKSLIFSFATREAVIKRRDFYFMSSIVLSSICLYVGNGAENWFIVANSNTQTLAIYFVAAQFALMTSFAFEPVRMWWFAKRFEKHNNNAALYGYEATRCLNIAIFISLVMLILSEQLLVLMLPDNYAQSATWVPLLIIVVIFRHHADLLNIGCFLVHNAKYVFVINAAAALLMLALMAVLVPKYLMTGAVFSLITVHGLRALAFYITSQMLAPIPYKLSQVIVAWLCLFILILIGYSNTDYVTIKRLLVLSIYGAYLVRLYFHDISKIAKQLATVCGYKYA; this comes from the coding sequence ATGATGAGTGGTCTAAAGCAAGTCGCATATTATGGGGTAGCCGTCTTGATACTCAAAGGGCTGGGCTTTTTTATGTTGCCAGTCTTTACTCGAGTGCTTAATCAGCAAGAGTACGGCTACTTAAATTTTTTGGTTACGCTATGTGCCGCATGCTCTGTGATTCTCAGCTTTGGGCTACCTGAACTTATCTTTAGACACAAACAAACATATAAACATGAACTCAATTCACTGATCACAGAGTGTGTGTTAGTAAGTTTAACTGGTTGTTTAGTATTAACGTTATTAGTCTGTCTGAATATCGACTCATTAGTTTTATTATTACCAGTAAACGTCGATAAACTAGACATTTACTTACTACTAGTCAACTTGTGTTGCTCAGCTTTACTATCGATTCCATATAGTTATTGGCGTTTGCAAAACAAGGCTAAGTCGTACTGTTGTGCGTGTGTAGCTCACGGGTTATCTCAGACTATGCTATCGCTGTTTTTACTTTTTCTTGGGCTTGGTGTTACTGGGGTTATGCTGTCAGGCGCAATATGCTCTTTAGTTATTTTAGTGTTGGCATTAATTAGAGTTAGAAAGTCTTTAATTTTTTCCTTCGCTACTCGTGAAGCCGTCATTAAGCGTAGAGATTTTTACTTTATGTCTTCAATTGTACTTTCAAGTATTTGTTTGTACGTGGGTAACGGAGCAGAAAATTGGTTTATTGTTGCTAACTCAAATACGCAGACGCTTGCTATTTACTTTGTAGCAGCACAATTTGCACTTATGACCTCATTTGCCTTTGAGCCGGTAAGAATGTGGTGGTTTGCTAAGCGGTTTGAAAAGCACAATAACAACGCAGCGCTTTATGGATATGAAGCTACTCGATGCTTAAATATCGCTATTTTCATTAGTTTAGTCATGTTGATATTAAGCGAGCAATTATTAGTGCTAATGTTGCCTGATAATTATGCTCAAAGCGCAACTTGGGTACCACTGTTAATTATCGTTGTAATTTTTCGCCATCATGCTGACTTACTCAATATAGGCTGTTTTTTAGTTCACAATGCTAAGTATGTGTTTGTTATTAATGCAGCAGCCGCACTGTTAATGTTGGCTTTGATGGCGGTGCTGGTACCAAAGTATTTAATGACGGGCGCTGTGTTTTCACTAATTACTGTGCACGGGCTACGGGCGCTCGCTTTTTATATAACGAGTCAAATGCTTGCGCCAATTCCATATAAATTGTCTCAGGTTATCGTGGCTTGGCTATGTCTATTTATACTCATATTGATTGGGTACTCCAACACCGACTATGTAACTATAAAGCGCCTGCTTGTGTTAAGCATATACGGTGCATATTTAGTGCGGCTGTATTTTCATGATATCTCAAAGATAGCAAAGCAACTTGCCACTGTTTGTGGGTACAAATATGCGTGA
- a CDS encoding glycosyltransferase, with the protein MKHIAILVPSFPIASETFVITEINALVSAGHKVSVLTFETHNTPNQLSAGVDVYCIAKPSIRDLLKVGIFNSRTPYAINTAAKFNSISTLSLLGYGAAIAQQIKMINAEHLHCHFMHGPLAYGIVAAKLANITVSSIGHGHDVYVNGADIKHKLNECDFVVAVCKDMKSQFERVSRTQTKLLHCGVNLNFFSNKVTALNSDIKLIFIGRLVEKKGLQFLLPVIKRLQKHVFVSLDIVGDGPLFEELERLSYALGINRQVRFLGRKSPKWIAENCSKYSALVAPFCIALNGDRDTGPLVLKEAMACGIPVLSTRLMGVKEIVTKQVGMLCEPGDEGALYQMLKEFCQLSPYVRYVMGENANQLVSRYFNAQLQAKKLSSWVQAL; encoded by the coding sequence ATGAAACACATCGCCATTTTAGTGCCGAGCTTTCCAATCGCCTCAGAAACATTTGTGATCACAGAGATAAACGCGTTAGTTTCTGCTGGCCACAAGGTGTCGGTTTTAACATTTGAGACCCACAATACACCTAACCAACTAAGCGCTGGCGTGGATGTCTATTGTATAGCAAAACCATCAATACGTGATTTATTAAAAGTAGGGATTTTTAACTCAAGAACACCCTATGCTATTAACACTGCTGCAAAGTTTAACTCTATATCAACGTTGTCTTTGTTAGGCTACGGTGCTGCCATTGCGCAACAAATTAAAATGATTAACGCTGAACATTTACATTGTCATTTTATGCATGGACCTTTGGCTTATGGAATAGTGGCTGCAAAACTTGCAAACATAACGGTATCTTCTATTGGACATGGGCACGATGTATATGTGAATGGTGCAGACATCAAGCATAAACTCAATGAATGCGACTTTGTTGTTGCTGTTTGCAAAGATATGAAGTCGCAATTTGAAAGAGTGTCTCGAACTCAAACTAAGCTGCTGCATTGCGGGGTTAATCTTAACTTTTTTTCAAACAAGGTAACGGCATTAAACTCCGACATAAAACTTATTTTTATTGGCCGTCTTGTTGAAAAGAAAGGCCTACAGTTCTTATTGCCAGTAATAAAGAGATTGCAAAAACACGTTTTTGTATCATTAGATATTGTAGGAGACGGTCCGTTATTCGAAGAGCTCGAGCGACTTAGCTATGCGCTTGGAATAAATCGTCAAGTGCGGTTTCTTGGTAGAAAGTCACCTAAATGGATAGCTGAAAACTGCAGCAAATATTCCGCTCTCGTTGCCCCGTTTTGTATTGCGCTCAATGGAGATAGAGACACTGGCCCTTTGGTTCTAAAAGAAGCAATGGCCTGTGGTATCCCTGTGTTATCTACACGACTCATGGGGGTGAAGGAAATCGTTACCAAACAGGTTGGAATGCTTTGCGAGCCGGGTGATGAAGGTGCTTTGTACCAAATGTTAAAAGAATTTTGCCAGTTAAGTCCTTATGTTCGTTACGTTATGGGGGAGAACGCCAATCAATTAGTCTCTCGTTACTTTAATGCTCAGTTACAAGCTAAAAAGCTTTCAAGCTGGGTTCAAGCTTTATAA
- a CDS encoding O-antigen ligase family protein produces the protein MRELIYQNRLFLTGFAITLVVISAYKGVGILGAFALIALPFAAFSAVRASIAFIILFILFSYFRLHEAFPVLMPFKIPKLLALASLLGIFWHLLISKQLKPHWHTCHVLFVILFLWLTVCVFMASNRSIAIEYWSGVLTKVFIMVFAISWWMTSVKHFAIVRIGIMLSGVAVALVAISNKANGIGLVEGTRVTISRELRSQLGDPNDLSLVLMFPVSFLAAEVFDKRNNKSRRLLAAAGLFLVISGVIATQSRGGLLGIAAVLSFFIYQRVKNPVIVATVGVLGMLMMVVFAGITDRQSGGAAEEGVDASAMGRIYAWQAAINMALGNPLTGVGVNNFFANYYFYSPHWDGKNHAVHSTWFQVLGETGFVGLLIFIMLIMGVFRSLARIERLNALNQDKQLITNSLALKAGMIGFMVSGTFLTQAFTWPLYIILSLTIALEKLSSDKTRRKNVLSNEKMVKNQ, from the coding sequence ATGCGTGAACTAATCTACCAAAACAGGTTATTTTTGACTGGTTTTGCCATCACGCTGGTCGTTATAAGCGCCTATAAAGGCGTGGGTATATTGGGCGCTTTTGCATTAATTGCTTTACCATTTGCTGCGTTTAGTGCTGTCCGAGCCAGCATTGCATTTATTATTCTATTTATTTTGTTCAGCTATTTTCGTTTGCATGAGGCATTTCCCGTTTTGATGCCTTTTAAAATTCCCAAGCTACTTGCTCTTGCTTCACTGCTAGGTATCTTTTGGCATTTGCTTATTTCAAAGCAGCTTAAACCTCATTGGCATACTTGCCACGTGCTTTTTGTCATTTTGTTTTTGTGGCTCACTGTGTGTGTATTTATGGCAAGTAACCGAAGCATAGCAATTGAATATTGGAGTGGTGTGCTTACTAAAGTGTTCATTATGGTATTTGCAATAAGTTGGTGGATGACCAGCGTAAAGCATTTCGCCATAGTGCGTATCGGTATTATGTTGTCTGGTGTCGCGGTTGCGCTTGTTGCAATAAGCAATAAAGCAAATGGAATAGGGTTAGTTGAAGGCACTCGCGTTACCATCTCTCGCGAATTACGCTCGCAACTAGGCGATCCAAATGACCTGTCGCTGGTTTTAATGTTTCCTGTATCGTTTCTGGCCGCCGAAGTGTTCGATAAAAGAAACAATAAATCGAGAAGGCTTCTGGCTGCTGCAGGCTTATTTCTGGTGATCAGCGGCGTTATTGCAACGCAAAGTCGGGGTGGGTTACTTGGTATCGCAGCTGTGCTCAGTTTTTTTATTTATCAGAGGGTAAAAAACCCGGTTATCGTCGCAACAGTTGGTGTTTTGGGTATGCTGATGATGGTGGTATTTGCGGGTATAACAGATAGGCAAAGCGGTGGCGCAGCTGAAGAAGGCGTTGATGCATCGGCAATGGGGAGAATTTATGCGTGGCAAGCGGCGATTAATATGGCTCTTGGTAATCCTCTAACTGGAGTCGGTGTAAATAATTTTTTTGCTAATTACTATTTTTACAGCCCGCATTGGGATGGCAAGAATCATGCAGTGCATAGCACATGGTTTCAGGTATTAGGTGAAACCGGATTCGTTGGTTTACTTATCTTCATTATGTTGATCATGGGTGTATTTAGAAGTTTAGCGAGAATTGAGCGTTTGAATGCATTGAACCAGGATAAACAGTTGATCACAAACAGCCTTGCACTGAAAGCAGGCATGATTGGTTTTATGGTATCTGGCACCTTTTTAACGCAAGCTTTCACTTGGCCTTTATACATTATTTTATCGTTGACGATAGCACTTGAAAAACTCTCGTCAGATAAAACGAGGAGGAAAAATGTACTTAGCAATGAAAAAATGGTTAAAAACCAGTGA
- a CDS encoding glycosyltransferase family 2 protein, with the protein MKYDVSVIIANFNCKQYLPIAFASILKQTGLIVEIIVVDDGSDDGSIEWLELAQKTISNLVLIKQQRAGVVAARNRAIDIARAPYIAFLDADDYWIDDKLKAQYQHMKAHPECVLTFTNYMHVNENYHPIIDCFSYWPEFYQPGLKSSTNYTTLANPLDLLLHANVIGTSSVMVSANAIRRVNKFDPTLKSASDWDCWLNLASIGNVAYTYQCAMGYLMRSGSITANRVRRLEAMQSIIKRVYAQSSVSFSTKIKTKARMNECYAEYFSEQGKTLNALFYTACAFGLNPHARNAKHLMHSLKQLIV; encoded by the coding sequence ATGAAATATGATGTAAGCGTTATCATTGCAAATTTTAACTGCAAGCAATATTTGCCAATCGCATTTGCAAGTATTTTGAAACAAACTGGACTCATTGTAGAGATCATAGTGGTTGATGATGGGTCGGATGATGGCAGTATTGAGTGGTTAGAACTTGCTCAAAAGACAATATCAAACTTGGTGTTAATAAAACAACAAAGGGCTGGCGTAGTTGCCGCACGAAACCGAGCAATTGATATTGCTCGAGCACCCTATATCGCATTTTTAGACGCTGATGATTATTGGATTGATGACAAGTTAAAAGCACAATATCAACACATGAAAGCTCACCCAGAATGTGTATTGACGTTTACAAACTACATGCACGTAAACGAAAATTACCACCCTATCATTGACTGCTTTTCGTATTGGCCAGAGTTTTATCAACCAGGCCTTAAAAGCTCAACTAACTACACAACACTCGCAAACCCACTAGACTTGTTATTGCATGCAAACGTAATTGGCACGTCTTCAGTAATGGTCTCGGCAAACGCGATTAGAAGAGTCAATAAATTTGACCCAACGTTAAAAAGTGCAAGCGATTGGGATTGCTGGCTAAACCTCGCGTCGATAGGAAATGTTGCATACACTTATCAATGCGCTATGGGTTATTTAATGCGCTCAGGTTCAATAACAGCAAATAGAGTGCGTCGTTTAGAGGCTATGCAAAGTATTATTAAGCGTGTTTACGCTCAATCTTCGGTAAGCTTTAGCACGAAAATAAAAACGAAAGCGAGAATGAATGAATGTTACGCAGAGTATTTCTCAGAACAAGGTAAAACGCTCAATGCACTTTTCTACACCGCGTGTGCATTTGGGTTAAACCCACACGCCAGAAATGCCAAGCATTTAATGCATAGTTTAAAGCAGCTTATTGTATAA
- a CDS encoding GumC family protein codes for MLVKEQIKRLAYLSLYALYSRFKLFIVPVCIVPVVVFVLSATAQKQYVTHATILIEESSLLNPFLDDLSFSFELSNRIDALRTLVISRKVLIAVAKETELIQPDASNKEVEKIHQQLANALSLSLVGDELVRIHLKWHEPAKMKLILEKVVEKFIERLLAPTKASLDTSEQFFYKQLDTLRQELEHSEDELAKFKVKYSDTLPEVLNSNRQTLDRLLSDKQNKFIELSGAKAKLSNLASKMAQANPVLGNLEEKIIRLRSQLSLLKTRYTDKHSKVIEKSRQLDSLLNRQQVLLSEGKELQKIDIDRLWQMANTMPISQSGESSVLVSQIVALQDAKSMVEQLQQEFNMLDSQVKGLGKRLLVTSDIEKQLSKLQRDYDVKQALYKEMLGRYEMAKVTGKLVKYEGPDKVKTIERAYSPTQPINTSLALSLVLGVLLGLFTGIASVFIATLCDSHLKDITTIEKLSAGPVLTVLPIIHDPHAPDLNHIVEDAQHRGNSL; via the coding sequence ATGCTAGTAAAGGAACAAATTAAAAGACTCGCTTATTTATCGCTATATGCACTATATAGTCGTTTTAAGCTGTTTATTGTGCCTGTATGCATTGTCCCAGTTGTGGTTTTTGTACTGTCCGCCACAGCGCAAAAGCAATATGTAACTCATGCGACTATTTTGATAGAAGAATCCTCTTTGCTGAACCCGTTTTTAGATGACCTGTCGTTTTCATTTGAGCTATCTAATCGGATAGATGCGCTTCGCACTTTAGTTATCAGTCGTAAAGTGCTTATCGCGGTTGCTAAAGAAACAGAACTTATCCAACCTGATGCAAGTAACAAAGAAGTTGAAAAAATTCATCAACAGCTCGCAAATGCGCTTTCTTTATCCTTAGTGGGCGATGAACTCGTTAGGATCCATTTAAAATGGCACGAACCTGCGAAGATGAAACTAATCCTAGAGAAGGTCGTAGAAAAATTTATAGAAAGGCTGCTTGCACCAACTAAAGCGTCCCTCGATACCTCAGAACAGTTTTTCTATAAACAACTAGATACGCTCAGACAAGAACTAGAACACTCGGAAGATGAGCTTGCCAAGTTTAAAGTTAAGTACAGTGATACGTTACCTGAAGTACTCAATAGTAATCGGCAAACATTGGATAGGCTGTTAAGTGATAAGCAAAACAAGTTTATTGAATTATCTGGTGCTAAAGCCAAATTAAGCAATTTAGCGAGTAAGATGGCGCAAGCTAATCCTGTGTTAGGAAATTTGGAAGAAAAGATCATTCGATTACGCTCGCAGTTGAGCTTATTAAAGACACGGTATACCGATAAGCACTCAAAGGTTATTGAAAAATCAAGACAGTTAGACAGTTTGCTCAACAGGCAGCAAGTGCTATTGAGTGAAGGCAAAGAGTTACAAAAAATAGACATAGATCGGTTGTGGCAAATGGCCAATACCATGCCTATTTCTCAAAGTGGAGAAAGTAGTGTTTTAGTATCGCAAATTGTTGCTTTGCAAGATGCAAAGAGCATGGTTGAACAGCTTCAGCAAGAATTTAATATGCTAGATAGCCAAGTTAAAGGGTTGGGTAAACGCTTATTAGTAACCAGTGATATTGAAAAACAACTCAGCAAATTACAGCGCGATTATGATGTAAAACAAGCACTGTATAAAGAAATGCTTGGGCGCTATGAGATGGCCAAAGTGACAGGAAAACTCGTCAAGTACGAAGGCCCAGATAAAGTTAAAACCATAGAGCGCGCATACAGCCCTACGCAACCGATTAACACGTCACTGGCTTTATCTTTAGTTTTGGGTGTTTTACTAGGTTTATTTACAGGTATCGCCAGTGTGTTTATAGCAACGCTATGCGATAGCCATTTAAAAGACATCACAACCATTGAAAAACTCTCAGCGGGGCCTGTTTTAACAGTGCTTCCGATCATTCATGACCCGCATGCTCCTGATTTAAATCATATTGTTGAGGATGCGCAACATAGAGGTAACTCACTATGA
- a CDS encoding response regulator, which translates to MYKIIIVDDEEPVLRALNRLFARHYELHLYNDPTKAVESFKSNQYDLILSDIKMPYLDGFEVLTQFAQCFPDSGRMLISGYTDLDECRGALNKDIAHIIVSKPWDNFELESIVALLLQNCALKSELKALKSNLIA; encoded by the coding sequence ATGTACAAAATAATTATTGTTGACGATGAAGAGCCAGTTTTAAGAGCGCTAAACCGGCTCTTTGCACGACACTATGAATTACACCTATATAACGATCCAACCAAAGCGGTAGAGAGCTTTAAGAGTAACCAATATGACCTTATTCTGTCGGATATAAAAATGCCCTATCTCGATGGTTTTGAAGTGTTAACACAATTTGCGCAGTGTTTTCCTGACTCTGGAAGAATGCTGATAAGCGGATACACTGACTTAGACGAGTGCAGAGGCGCACTGAATAAAGATATTGCTCATATTATCGTTTCTAAGCCATGGGATAACTTTGAACTTGAGTCGATAGTTGCTCTATTGCTACAAAACTGTGCCTTGAAAAGTGAGCTAAAAGCATTAAAAAGTAATTTGATAGCTTAG
- a CDS encoding acyltransferase translates to MYLAMKKWLKTSEHPMADKLFKLAKRVRNPQCIVIPLLHNSVYNIHRFLSTVLSEALRIIYYTPVFKSQVKGSARNLCLYSGMPQVLGELSITLGDDVRLSGITTFCARSTAHETPKLIVGNNVDIGWQNAFSVGTKIVLEDNVRLAGRIFLAGFSGHPIDCKARALGLPDEDHQAKDIIIKQGAWLGTGVTVLAGVTIGEGAIIGAGAVVTKDVPAYCIAAGNPAQVVKQIINKG, encoded by the coding sequence ATGTACTTAGCAATGAAAAAATGGTTAAAAACCAGTGAGCACCCCATGGCTGACAAATTATTCAAGTTGGCTAAACGTGTTCGTAATCCGCAATGCATAGTAATTCCCTTATTGCATAACAGTGTTTACAACATACACCGTTTTTTAAGTACCGTGTTGTCAGAAGCTTTGCGGATTATTTACTACACCCCTGTATTTAAGAGTCAGGTGAAAGGCTCTGCGCGTAATTTGTGTTTGTACAGTGGAATGCCGCAAGTATTAGGGGAGTTGTCTATTACGTTAGGAGATGACGTAAGGCTTTCGGGCATAACTACCTTTTGCGCTAGAAGCACAGCGCATGAAACGCCCAAGCTTATCGTCGGTAATAATGTGGATATCGGCTGGCAGAATGCGTTTTCTGTGGGCACCAAAATCGTACTAGAAGACAATGTTAGGCTAGCGGGGCGTATTTTTTTAGCCGGTTTTTCTGGCCACCCAATTGACTGTAAAGCACGTGCACTTGGCTTACCTGACGAAGATCATCAAGCTAAAGATATTATTATCAAGCAAGGCGCTTGGTTGGGTACCGGCGTTACTGTGCTAGCTGGTGTAACCATTGGCGAGGGCGCAATTATTGGTGCCGGGGCAGTGGTTACAAAAGATGTGCCCGCATACTGCATTGCAGCAGGTAATCCCGCTCAGGTTGTAAAACAAATTATTAATAAGGGGTAG
- a CDS encoding glycosyltransferase produces the protein MKFIVFGEDWGGLPSSTQHLFKHLSKSHNVHWVNSVGMRRPKMNKTDFVRLCTKAWAFLTKSRQHAKRLNDHNLKKVSSLAILPWHNNKLVNLINKALWLLQLGENKDQEPIIYWISVPTAMSFIKLRRQDKLIYYCGDEFGALAGVDHDMVAPFEQTLIERAHLIYVVSEKLKRKMPQSKTKLLTHGVDFELFNHPTPANRMLSKHQRKVGFYGSINTWLDVALLIQLAKQRPHYELYLIGAVINYTSEIETLFSLPNVIHIDAVDHKTLPSFSQHWHVSIMPFLDNEQIRACNPLKLKEYLAAGTPIVTTHFPAALQFKQTLFIANDVDSFIEAVDMAMSVKELPDLNWQYSQAQLAAPHSWHSKAQQVSQTLSLLP, from the coding sequence ATGAAATTCATTGTATTTGGGGAAGACTGGGGTGGCCTTCCCAGTAGTACTCAGCATTTATTTAAGCACCTAAGTAAAAGCCACAATGTACACTGGGTTAACTCTGTAGGAATGCGCAGGCCAAAAATGAATAAAACTGACTTTGTGAGGTTGTGTACCAAAGCATGGGCCTTTTTGACAAAGAGTAGGCAACATGCAAAACGACTAAATGATCACAATTTAAAGAAAGTAAGCAGTTTGGCTATTTTGCCTTGGCATAATAACAAATTAGTTAATTTGATAAATAAAGCCCTGTGGTTACTGCAATTAGGTGAAAATAAGGACCAAGAGCCCATCATTTATTGGATAAGTGTGCCTACTGCAATGAGCTTTATAAAGCTAAGGAGACAAGACAAACTTATCTATTATTGTGGAGACGAGTTTGGTGCTTTAGCTGGGGTTGACCATGATATGGTCGCGCCATTTGAGCAAACACTAATAGAGCGTGCTCATCTAATCTACGTGGTTAGCGAAAAACTGAAACGAAAAATGCCGCAAAGTAAAACTAAATTGCTAACCCACGGTGTGGATTTTGAGCTATTTAATCATCCAACTCCAGCAAATAGGATGTTATCTAAACATCAGCGCAAAGTAGGGTTTTACGGTTCAATCAACACATGGTTAGACGTTGCTTTGTTGATACAACTGGCCAAACAAAGACCTCATTATGAGCTATACCTCATAGGTGCTGTAATAAACTACACGAGCGAGATAGAAACTTTATTTTCTTTGCCTAATGTTATTCATATTGATGCCGTTGACCATAAAACATTGCCGAGCTTTTCTCAACATTGGCACGTATCGATTATGCCATTTTTAGACAATGAGCAAATTAGAGCATGTAACCCACTTAAGTTAAAAGAGTATTTAGCTGCAGGTACGCCAATCGTAACAACTCATTTTCCTGCTGCTCTGCAGTTTAAACAGACACTGTTTATTGCTAATGATGTCGACAGCTTTATCGAAGCGGTTGATATGGCGATGAGCGTTAAAGAGTTGCCAGACCTAAACTGGCAGTATTCTCAAGCACAGTTGGCTGCGCCCCATAGTTGGCATTCAAAAGCACAGCAAGTATCACAGACACTTAGCTTACTTCCTTAA
- a CDS encoding endonuclease/exonuclease/phosphatase family protein, translating into MTMKYINLALYFCFISIAFLAKDYGYVGDLIGSFRYQWLLFSFIPATLIAYHNKKLALCLLTASLFLTGLHLNWQSYFLSEPEKKTQLTVKQINLSYFNPYIKKELAKLAKEDWDLLVVQEFNDQHKPLFESIKPHYFKFGPSQRVGFPMGIGVITRYPIISSKVVFTHKERVGYVELDLLIAREVIKLFAIHPPSPRTRRDWQLRNALLKRLHNETKDAAGRWVISGDFNTVPWSVYFPFKNSLSCSQVRVNYHTWHYDSALLFSLIELPIDNCIVSEAIAITDLQIEQFNGSDHKLLSYQITF; encoded by the coding sequence ATGACGATGAAATATATCAATCTCGCTTTATATTTCTGCTTCATAAGCATAGCTTTTTTAGCAAAGGACTATGGGTATGTCGGAGATTTGATAGGGAGTTTTCGCTATCAGTGGTTACTGTTTTCTTTTATACCGGCTACGTTAATCGCATATCACAACAAGAAGTTAGCACTTTGTTTGCTAACAGCATCATTGTTTCTTACGGGGTTGCACCTCAACTGGCAAAGTTATTTTCTTAGCGAACCTGAAAAGAAAACACAACTCACGGTCAAGCAGATAAACTTATCCTACTTTAACCCATATATTAAAAAAGAGTTGGCTAAACTTGCTAAGGAGGATTGGGATTTACTCGTCGTTCAAGAGTTTAATGATCAACATAAGCCACTATTTGAATCAATAAAGCCACATTACTTTAAGTTTGGCCCTTCACAGAGGGTTGGTTTTCCCATGGGGATTGGCGTAATTACACGTTATCCAATAATAAGTAGTAAAGTGGTATTTACCCACAAGGAGCGGGTGGGTTATGTGGAGCTAGACTTATTAATTGCACGCGAGGTTATCAAGCTATTCGCTATTCATCCACCGTCACCAAGAACCAGACGCGATTGGCAACTTCGCAATGCGCTATTAAAACGCTTACATAATGAGACCAAAGACGCTGCTGGGCGATGGGTTATAAGCGGTGATTTTAACACTGTTCCTTGGTCAGTTTATTTTCCTTTTAAAAACAGTTTGTCTTGCTCTCAAGTTCGCGTTAATTATCATACATGGCACTATGATAGTGCGCTGCTCTTCAGTTTAATAGAACTTCCAATAGATAATTGTATAGTAAGTGAAGCAATTGCTATAACGGACTTGCAGATTGAACAATTTAATGGCAGCGACCATAAACTACTAAGCTATCAAATTACTTTTTAA